The genomic region ATAATAAAAGGGCCTATCTGGATCAGTTTTCCACCGGTCAATTCGGCTACAACGGCATTGGCTATAAAGATCCCGGCTAAGATGATATAGACGAGATCCCTTTTGGTTTTAAACATTTTAGGGTAGTGTTTTTTGTATTTCCAAAGTTAATGAATTTGTGAATTGCGAAAACATAAAAAAAGCAACCGGATCACGGTTGCTTTTTGTTTAGTATTCTTGGTAAAAGGAGGTGGTATTGTCTTCGACTTTCCGGAAACTAGCCCTGAAATGATTTTCGTTGAGCGATTGTTCAATAATGGTTTTATACTGTGAAGGTAATTTTTCGGTGTCGATGATCTCGGTCTTTTCAAAAATCCGGTAGGCTTGTACATTAATACGTTCCCCGTTATGGATAAACGCGATCGGAAGCAGCTGCCTGCTGGTGTTTTCATCGTCTTTTTTAGCCTTGATCAACTGATAAAAATAATAGCTTATTTTCTTACCGTTGTTTTCAATTACTCTTTTTTCAAGTAGTGAAAGGGAATCATTTTCGGTAAGGCTTTCAAGATTTAGCAGGGCCGATGTTGCAATTTCTTCATCGGTAAAGCGATCTGAAAAAGAGAAATCCTTTTTGTTGGCCAGCAATTGCAGGGTTACAAAGTTGGTTTTTGGGTTTTGCAATAAATCATCTGTTTGTTTGCTGTTCAGCCTATTGTTGATGGCATCCAGACGAGCCAGTTCAATATCCACTTCGGTCAGGTTTAATGCCTTGATTTTTTGTAATAACTGCAACGTGTTTTTGTTGTTTTGCGAATGATACATACTGTTGATATGTAAAATCAGGTTTTCGGACGGTGCTTCTGTTTCGTAATCGGCTTCGTCTTCCACTTCCTCGTTTTTTTCGATCCAGCTTAGCAGTCGTTTGTATTCCAGTTTGGCATTGGCTGCAATGTTATTGTGGTAATTTTTCATTTTACCCGGTTGTATAAGACCTTCGTCGAGCATATTGTTATACAGTGACAGGACCGGAGTGCTGTATTCTTTTATAGTGTAATAACGGAATAGTTCCGGAAACAGGATTTTGCTACCGTTCAGGTCCAGGTTAAAATAGTAAAACAAGGTGCTGATGTCATCCTCGTTATCCGAAAGCGGAAGGTCGTAATCCAGTAATTCCAGTATTTTTTTATAACCCGCTTTTGATTTTCGCTGTGCCAATATGTTAAGTATGGCTAGTTGTACTGTTGTTTTGGCATCGGGTTTTTTATAAAAGGTTTCCAAAAGGTTTATACTGCTGTTGTTTTCCAGCGCACCGATTTTGTTTAGGAGTTCGATTAGTGCTGAAGTTTCGCTGTCACGGAATTCAAAATGGTTTAAAAAGTCTTTTAGAGTTTGAAAATCCCTATCGGTAATTTTTAACTGGTCAACCGAATTTAAAGCCGAATAACGGATGGTATCGTTTGTGCTTAGCGCATCGGTACTAAAACGCTCGAGTTTGTTGTCGAATATGGAGCTTTCCGCTTTGTATGGCAACGGATTGAACGACTGGAATGTCTTTTCGATAAATGAATCATCATTGTGATAGTCCTTTTGCACCAATGCACGTAACAGGTAATAACCATGTTCCATAAAGACTGCTTTATATTTAATGGCCTGTGTAGAATTGTCTTTTGATGATAAGGCTTCAAATACGCGGATGTTCTTTTCTTTGTCGTATTGCTCGGTTTCTTTTAGCAGCGTATAAGTGTCGCCTTTGTCTTTCATAATCTCGTTCCACAGTGATGGTTGTAGCCCTTTTCTGCTATAAAGCAGTGGGTTGAGCAGGGAATTTTTGGAGTGGATGTGCAAGTCAAAATCATAATCAACATTTAGTGCATCGTCGGTATTATAACGGTTTAAAAAGAAATCCCGGAATCTGGTTCGGATACTATCCATGCCTATTTCACTTTCGTATTTGTGAAACTGGTAGTATAACAGGTCGACAATTTTACCGGAATCCGATTTTAAACTGTAATTCTGTGATTTTGAAAGGAAGGTGTTTTTTTCGTTGCTTTTTTCGGTATCGGGTTTGTAGAATAAGGTTCCGTTGTGCTTTTTGGGTATGGTCACCTGAAATGAATAAAGACTGTCGGTATAGACCTTGTTGGTTGTATTATAGCGGAAAGGTTCCTTTTGAAACGAATCGAAGAAACGGCGGTTGTCCTTTTCGGTTGCGTTTACGCTGCCTAACAGGTAGTATTTCTGTCCGGATATATAGGTCTTAAGCCGGATGTCGCGATCGCCTATTTTTGACCGGGATTCAAAGCTTTGTCTGGGCTGGTCGTAATGCGTCGACAGCGAATCGATATGCTGCTGTAAATAGAATTCGTAATGGATTTGTTTTTGTTCGTATTCCGAATTTTCAAGGCGATAATCGTGCAACGTTTTTTCGGTTACAAAATAGTAGGCTTTTGTGGCGGGATCGTATGCCTGGATTTGAATATCGTTTATCTTTTCGGGTGAATTGCCATAAATGCTGTTAAAAACGGGAAGCATTACCGAAAAACCACCTTTAGCGGGGCTGCTTTTTTCCCAGTTTTGATGTACGGTTTTTATTTTGATGTTTGGAAATACTTCGTTTTCGTATTGACGTACATATTTACCCGGGCCTGTCATTGAAACAGTGATTATTTCCAGTGGGGTAATATAGAAACGGTGGCGTTGGTTTTGACCGGTTTTGGTGATGTTCTTAATGTCGTAGCCACTGATGCTGTCTTTTTGAAAATATTTCTTCTCGAGTATTTTTCCAGGTATGTTTTCAAAAAAGAGACTGTCGATAGTTTTTGGGTTAAAAACAGCCGGGTCTTTTTTCAGGAAAAGGTTCAGGGCTTGCCGTTTAATGCTAATCACGCCACCATTGGTGAAATCGGGAGCGCCCAGGTTGTTGTCATTTTCCAGTATATTGGGTGTTAACGGCAATTGTACCATACTGTCGCTGGTTCCGGACATTTTGTATTTCGGAGCCATAAAGAAATTTTCTATCGCTTCTTTTTTGTTTTTACCCACATCGGTAAAGGAGCCGAAAACAGGGGTTACCTGATAGCCTTTTTCGCGCAACATACTGATGATTCCTTTTTTGCCGCCCAAATGTGCCGCTCCTACGGCCGAAAAAAGACTTCCTTTGTGAGCCAAAGAGTCGATACTTTTGGTCATAATCGTATTCCGATTAGAGATCAGTGCTTCATAGGCTTTTTGTGGGAAGATCATCCGGTAAAGAGAGTCCAGCATTTCGACGTCTTTTTCGCGGTAGTATTCGGATATGGCGTCGGCTAAACTGCGGTTTTTTAGTAGTTTGTATAAGGCCAGACGGTGTTCTTCCTTCGGGACAAAATTGTCGGTTTTAATCTGTGACAATGAAAGAAATGAGGTTTTGGTATCTTCCAGTCCTACCACTTTTTTCTTGTGTTTCCGTCCCGTCTGATAGATAAACATATCCAGATAGGTGTTTTCCTGATAATCAGCTTTTTTATTGTCGGTACGGGATAACAGACTGTTGAAATAATTGTGAGAGGTAAATATGTTTTGAAGGTCCTGTTTTTTTACCGGGAACATATAGAAGCCGGAATAAAAGCGGTCCTGAATACTGATTGTAGTATTGGTGAGCAGTTCGTAAGCGTCATTCCAGGTTTCCGGGTCGCTTTCGTTACCAACCATATCAGCGGCCAGTAAGTGTGTGAAAAAATTATCCGACAGGTGATAGGAGATTTTATCGCTGAGGTGCATTGTCCCGTAGAGATAGGAATTTTTAGAGAGGCCGTTTCCGGAAATTTCCCATAACAGGCTTTTATTATTCTGAGCCGACAGGATTCCGGAAAAGAAAATTGCGAATAGGAGGAAAATGATTTTTCTCAATTTTGTATTGTTTTAAGAAGTAAAATAAACAAAATAAAACCCCAATCACAGATTGGGGTTCGTTTTACCATTGCTGGCAAAATTGTTTTCCGGTAAAACCGGAATAGTGTTATTATGCTAAAGCAGCTCTTTTGAAACCTGTAACAGTTAAAGCTCCGTCTACTGATTTTACATATTCTGTAACGCTCATTTTTGGTTCTTTAATATAATCCTGGTTTACTAAAGTGTTGTCTTTGAAGAAACGTGCTAATTTACCTTTAGCGATGTTGTCTAACATAGCTTCTGGTTTTCCTTCCTGACGTAGTAAATCTTTAGCGATTTCAATTTCTTTTTCGATGATAGCAGCATCAACACCTTCTTCGTTTAATGCGATTGGCGCCATAGCAGCCGCTTGCATTGCTACGTTTCTTGAAGCTTCTTCAGCACCGTCAACGTTAGCTGATAACGCTACTAATGTAGCGATTTTGTTTCCAGCGTGTATATAAGATCCTACGAATGCTCCTTCTAAACGCTCGAAAGAACCGATTTCGATTTTCTCTCCGATAACTCCTGTTTGCTCGATCAATTTGTCAGCAACAGTGATTCCATTGAAATCAGATGCTAAAAATTCTTCTTTAGTAGCGAAGTTGATTGCTTGATTCGCTAAATCTGTAGCTAATTTTACGAAACCTTCGTTTTTACCTACGAAGTCCGTCTCACAGTTAAGTGAAATCACAACACCAGCAGTTTTGTCAGCGTTTACAACAGCGATAACAGCTCCTTCAGTTGACTCTCTGTCAGAACGGTTAGCAGCAACTTTCTGACCTTTTTTACGTAGGTTTTCGATTGCTAAATCAAAATCTCCATCAGCTTCAACTAAAGCTTTTTTACAATCCATCATACCGGCACCGGTAATTTGTCTTAATTTATTTACGTCTGCAGCAGTAATATTTGCCATTTTGAAAGTGTTTTATTTTTAGGTTAAAAAAATGAAGTCGTTATGTTGATAGTCGCCCCAAAAGTAAGCATCCACCAGCATAACGACTTTATCATAATGTTATTTTTATTCTTCAGTTGAAGTCGTTGTAGCTTCTGTTTGAGCAGCTGCTACTTCTCCAGCTGGTTGCTCTTCTTTGTCAGATTTTCTGTCAGAAAGTCCTTCAATGATAGCACCACTTACTAAAGATAAAACTTTGTCGATTGATTTTGAAGCATCATCGTTAGCCGGGATAACATAATCAACCTGACGTGGGTCAGAGTTGGTATCTACCATAGCAAAAACTGGAATGTTTAATTTTTGTGCTTCTTTTACAGCGATGTGTTCCGCTTTGATATCCACTACAAACAACGCAGCTGGTAATCGGGTCATATCGGCAATAGAACCTAAGTTTTTCTCAAGTTTTGCACGAAGACGATCTACCTGTAAACGTTCTTTTTTAGATAATGTCATAAAAGTACCGTCTTTCTTCATTTTATCGATAGAAGCCATTTTCTTAACAGCTTTACGGATCGTTACGAAGTTAGTCAACATACCACCTGGCCATCTTTCAGTGATGTACGGCATGTTTGCTGCTGCAGCTTTTTCTGCAACGATATCTTTTGCTTGTTTTTTGGTAGCTACGAAAAGTACTTTTCTACCAGATGCAGCGATTTTTTTCAAAGCCTCATTAGCCTCTTCGATTTTAGCTGCCGTTTTATATAGGTTGATAATGTGAATACCATTACGCTCCATATAGATGTAAGGAGCCATGTTTGGATCCCATTTTCTAGTCATGTGTCCGAAGTGAACACCTGCTTCTAGTAATTCTTTAACTTCTACTTTGTTTGCCATTTTGTAATAGTTTACGTTCTGTTGTATTAGCAATGGTGAAGTAGCGGTACATCAGTGAACTGATAGTCTGGTCTTCGCCATTTAGATGCTAAACTAATTCCTGCCTCAGCAGGAGAGCAACAAAAACTTAGTTTTTTTAATAATAAATAAATATTAACGTTTCGAGAATTGGAATCTCTTACGAGCTTTCTTCTGACCGAATTTCTTACGCTCAACCATACGAGGATCTCTTGTTAGTAATCCTTCTGGTTTTAAGATTGCTCTGTTCTCAGCTTCTACTTCACACATAGCTCTTGCGATTGCCATACGTACAGCTTCTGCCTGACCAGTTGTTCCTCCTCCGTATACATTTACTTTGATGTCAAAATTAGCAGCGTTTTCAGTCATTGCTAATGGTTGCATCACTTTGTACTGTAATGTAGCCGTTGGGAAGTAAGTTGTAAATTCTCTCTTGTTTACCGTGATGTTTCCAGTTCCTTCTGTAACATATACACGAGCAACAGCGGTTTTTCTTCTACCGATTTTGTGAATAACTCCCATTACTTTAGATCGTTTAAGTTAACGGTTTTAGGTTGTTGTGCATCATGTTTGTGCTCAGTACCTACATATACATTTAAATTGCGGAATAATTGTGCTCCTAATTTGTTTTTAGGCAACATTCCTTTTACAGCTTTCTCTACTAATAATGCAGGGTTTTTTTGTTGCATTACTTTAGCAGATAAACTTCTTTGACCACCTGGGTAACCTGTGTGACGGATATACGTTTTATCCTCAAGTTTGTTACCTGTTAGGTTGATTTTTTCTGCGTTGATAACAATCACGTTATCTCCACAGTCCACGTGCGGTGTATAACTTGGCTTGTATTTACCTCTTAATAGCATGGCTACTTTTGAAGCAAAACGACCTAAGTTATGACCTTCAGCATCTACAACGATCCACTCTTTTTGAGCAGTTGCCTTGTTAGCTGATACTGTCTTGTAGCTTAAATTGTTCACAATAATTTATTTTAATTAAACATTCCATCCCCAATAAAGGGGTTGCAAAAGTACAAATATTTATTTTAAATACAAATGTCTGTCGAATAATATTTTATCGATTGATAATCAGTTGGGTTATCTGTCATTTTATAACGATTTAAGAGTGTCGTTGTCGATTCAGACGCTTTTTTTGACCGGATCCGGAAATAGTTATCCTGTTAAATACCGGTTTTGATGCTATTCTTTGGTGAAAGTCAGTTTGCTATCGCCCTGTTTTAAAAGTAATCCCTTGTCTTTAAAGGTGATTTCAATTCCGGCCGGATCAAAAATGAATTCCGTCGGACTTAACGCATTTAGCGGAAACGGGCTTTGTCCGGTCGCCTGACCTTGTAGTTTTCCGTTTTCTACGCGGATCGTTAGTTGTAATGGAATCTGTTTGGAACTGTACACACCTTCATAGCTTTTTAAAAGCTTCGGATCGACCGCTATGGATTTTAAGTTCGGAAAGCGATACGGGATTTTATAATAAATACTTAGGACGCCCAGTAACAGGTCGTTTTCGTTATAGTTGTTTCCGTTTACGATAAGGGAAACCGCCGTTTTATCCGTTGAATGATACGCTACAACCGAACGGAAATCTTCAATAATTCCGTTATGACCTAAAAAGCGTTTGTCGCTAAATGGAAATTGTAACAATCCTTTGCCGTATCCGTTTTCCATAGCGGTCATTTGTGCCAGTGAAGTGGGTTTGACAATTTTTCCGGTAAAAAGGGCGTTGATAAAATCGGTCAGATCGGATGGTGTCGATACTAAGGCACCGGCGGCATTGGCCACGCTTAAATCCCAGGATGGCGTTTTTTTCCATTTGTTACCGGCGAAAGAATAGGAAAAGGCCTCGTCTTTACCCGGTACGCTCTTTTTAGGGTAATAGGTGTTTTTTAAACCAATTTTGCCAGCAATTCGGGTGGCAACATTATCGCCATAGTTTTTTCCGGTGATCGATTCGATGATATAACCCAATAAAAGATAATTCGAATTGCTGTATTCGGCTTTAGTGTCGGGTTCGAAAACCGGTTGCGCTGCCGCGATGCGTTTTAACATGTCGCGTTTGGTTTGCGGCTTGGTTTTATAGGAATCAAAGCTGTTGTCGGTATAGTTGGCGATGCCGCTTTTATGGTTGAGCAGCATTCCGATGGTAATTGTGTTGGAATTCGGAATTTCAGAATAAAACTTGGATAGTTTGGTGTCTAAGGTCAGTTTTTTTTCTTCAATCAATTGAAAAATGATAGCCGCAGTAAAGATTTTGGTAACGGAACCGATTCGGTATTTGGTATTGCTATCGGCTGAGATGTTGTTTTCCACGTCTGCAAAGCCATAATTCTTTTCAAAAACCACATTTCCGTTTTCCCGCAGACTTATGGCGCCCATAAATTTGTTGTTTTCATGTAAATAGGTTAGCAAACTGTCTATTTTGTTGAAACGCGTTTTTTCCTGAGCAACGATGGAAAAGGACAGAAGTAGTAGTGAAACGACAATTATTTTTTTCATAGAAAACGGACTTTTAGTTATCATAAATAACGTCCGAAAGTTACCAAAAATTATTGGCTTCCGATTTCAAAAATATAATTCTGTTCCCGAAACACTTTTGCAGTGCGAACAACTTGCATCCGAAGCGCATTCCGGGTGGCGATGGATTGGATGGTATCACAATCGCAATCTTCCGAAAGGATCATATAGATTTTGTTGGTTTCGGTACAATATTTCGGGAGTTCTGCGAATAGTTTTTCAAAGTAATCAAAGTTTTCACCACAAAACCAGGCCCTTTCAGCGGTGTTTTGAGGCGTTTTTGGATAATAAGGAGGATTGATCACGATATAATCGAATTGCCGATCCGATAATTCCTGAAACAAATCGGAATAAATGACAGATAAAGTTACCTGATTGGTGATCGCATTTTTTTGGAGTGCTTCAAGTGCCGTTTCGTTAATGTCGGAAGCGGTCACCTGTGCGCCTTTTTGGGCGGCCAGTATGGAAATGATACCACAGCCGCAACCCAGTTCGAGGAAGGTTTTGTTTTGCAACGGAAGCGGCTCGATAAATTCTAACAGCAGTTTGGTGCTGATCGTAATAAAAGGCGGAAACACACCCGGTTCTACACGAACACGAATGTTTTTATAGCGATAGTTCCGCGGTTTCGACAAATAGATCGCACTGGCTTTTTGCAAAAACGGACTGACGATGTGTTGGATCAGTTTTCTCATTATTCCGAATAAAAACCTTCGATTTCGGGTTGACGGTAGCGCCAGATTTTATGCAAAGCTT from Flavobacterium sp. WV_118_3 harbors:
- a CDS encoding methyltransferase, which produces MRKLIQHIVSPFLQKASAIYLSKPRNYRYKNIRVRVEPGVFPPFITISTKLLLEFIEPLPLQNKTFLELGCGCGIISILAAQKGAQVTASDINETALEALQKNAITNQVTLSVIYSDLFQELSDRQFDYIVINPPYYPKTPQNTAERAWFCGENFDYFEKLFAELPKYCTETNKIYMILSEDCDCDTIQSIATRNALRMQVVRTAKVFREQNYIFEIGSQ
- the tsf gene encoding translation elongation factor Ts translates to MANITAADVNKLRQITGAGMMDCKKALVEADGDFDLAIENLRKKGQKVAANRSDRESTEGAVIAVVNADKTAGVVISLNCETDFVGKNEGFVKLATDLANQAINFATKEEFLASDFNGITVADKLIEQTGVIGEKIEIGSFERLEGAFVGSYIHAGNKIATLVALSANVDGAEEASRNVAMQAAAMAPIALNEEGVDAAIIEKEIEIAKDLLRQEGKPEAMLDNIAKGKLARFFKDNTLVNQDYIKEPKMSVTEYVKSVDGALTVTGFKRAALA
- the rpsI gene encoding 30S ribosomal protein S9; the encoded protein is MGVIHKIGRRKTAVARVYVTEGTGNITVNKREFTTYFPTATLQYKVMQPLAMTENAANFDIKVNVYGGGTTGQAEAVRMAIARAMCEVEAENRAILKPEGLLTRDPRMVERKKFGQKKARKRFQFSKR
- a CDS encoding TraB/GumN family protein encodes the protein MRKIIFLLFAIFFSGILSAQNNKSLLWEISGNGLSKNSYLYGTMHLSDKISYHLSDNFFTHLLAADMVGNESDPETWNDAYELLTNTTISIQDRFYSGFYMFPVKKQDLQNIFTSHNYFNSLLSRTDNKKADYQENTYLDMFIYQTGRKHKKKVVGLEDTKTSFLSLSQIKTDNFVPKEEHRLALYKLLKNRSLADAISEYYREKDVEMLDSLYRMIFPQKAYEALISNRNTIMTKSIDSLAHKGSLFSAVGAAHLGGKKGIISMLREKGYQVTPVFGSFTDVGKNKKEAIENFFMAPKYKMSGTSDSMVQLPLTPNILENDNNLGAPDFTNGGVISIKRQALNLFLKKDPAVFNPKTIDSLFFENIPGKILEKKYFQKDSISGYDIKNITKTGQNQRHRFYITPLEIITVSMTGPGKYVRQYENEVFPNIKIKTVHQNWEKSSPAKGGFSVMLPVFNSIYGNSPEKINDIQIQAYDPATKAYYFVTEKTLHDYRLENSEYEQKQIHYEFYLQQHIDSLSTHYDQPRQSFESRSKIGDRDIRLKTYISGQKYYLLGSVNATEKDNRRFFDSFQKEPFRYNTTNKVYTDSLYSFQVTIPKKHNGTLFYKPDTEKSNEKNTFLSKSQNYSLKSDSGKIVDLLYYQFHKYESEIGMDSIRTRFRDFFLNRYNTDDALNVDYDFDLHIHSKNSLLNPLLYSRKGLQPSLWNEIMKDKGDTYTLLKETEQYDKEKNIRVFEALSSKDNSTQAIKYKAVFMEHGYYLLRALVQKDYHNDDSFIEKTFQSFNPLPYKAESSIFDNKLERFSTDALSTNDTIRYSALNSVDQLKITDRDFQTLKDFLNHFEFRDSETSALIELLNKIGALENNSSINLLETFYKKPDAKTTVQLAILNILAQRKSKAGYKKILELLDYDLPLSDNEDDISTLFYYFNLDLNGSKILFPELFRYYTIKEYSTPVLSLYNNMLDEGLIQPGKMKNYHNNIAANAKLEYKRLLSWIEKNEEVEDEADYETEAPSENLILHINSMYHSQNNKNTLQLLQKIKALNLTEVDIELARLDAINNRLNSKQTDDLLQNPKTNFVTLQLLANKKDFSFSDRFTDEEIATSALLNLESLTENDSLSLLEKRVIENNGKKISYYFYQLIKAKKDDENTSRQLLPIAFIHNGERINVQAYRIFEKTEIIDTEKLPSQYKTIIEQSLNENHFRASFRKVEDNTTSFYQEY
- a CDS encoding serine hydrolase domain-containing protein; the protein is MKKIIVVSLLLLSFSIVAQEKTRFNKIDSLLTYLHENNKFMGAISLRENGNVVFEKNYGFADVENNISADSNTKYRIGSVTKIFTAAIIFQLIEEKKLTLDTKLSKFYSEIPNSNTITIGMLLNHKSGIANYTDNSFDSYKTKPQTKRDMLKRIAAAQPVFEPDTKAEYSNSNYLLLGYIIESITGKNYGDNVATRIAGKIGLKNTYYPKKSVPGKDEAFSYSFAGNKWKKTPSWDLSVANAAGALVSTPSDLTDFINALFTGKIVKPTSLAQMTAMENGYGKGLLQFPFSDKRFLGHNGIIEDFRSVVAYHSTDKTAVSLIVNGNNYNENDLLLGVLSIYYKIPYRFPNLKSIAVDPKLLKSYEGVYSSKQIPLQLTIRVENGKLQGQATGQSPFPLNALSPTEFIFDPAGIEITFKDKGLLLKQGDSKLTFTKE
- the rpsB gene encoding 30S ribosomal protein S2 — protein: MANKVEVKELLEAGVHFGHMTRKWDPNMAPYIYMERNGIHIINLYKTAAKIEEANEALKKIAASGRKVLFVATKKQAKDIVAEKAAAANMPYITERWPGGMLTNFVTIRKAVKKMASIDKMKKDGTFMTLSKKERLQVDRLRAKLEKNLGSIADMTRLPAALFVVDIKAEHIAVKEAQKLNIPVFAMVDTNSDPRQVDYVIPANDDASKSIDKVLSLVSGAIIEGLSDRKSDKEEQPAGEVAAAQTEATTTSTEE
- the rplM gene encoding 50S ribosomal protein L13, whose amino-acid sequence is MNNLSYKTVSANKATAQKEWIVVDAEGHNLGRFASKVAMLLRGKYKPSYTPHVDCGDNVIVINAEKINLTGNKLEDKTYIRHTGYPGGQRSLSAKVMQQKNPALLVEKAVKGMLPKNKLGAQLFRNLNVYVGTEHKHDAQQPKTVNLNDLK